The DNA sequence CAGACTAGTACAACAATGGCACTACATAATGCGGCAAGCAGAACAATCATTTGTGAGCATTCCTCACTTACCTCAGAGGCCAACATGATGATGTCCACAAAGCTTGTATCGTTTCAGTTGATTATTATATTCACTTTCTTCTGTTCACTTTTAAGGCTCTCTTATTTGGAAGTTTCTGGCATTTCTTTTGCCAATGCTACTGTTATGGTTGGCTATGAAGCTGCAGAagatgaagacattgaagcAATAAGTGCTCTATTGAAGTGGAAAGCCAACCTTGATAACCAAAGCCAGGCTTTCTTGTCTTCTTGGTCCACCTTTACTTGCCCTTGCAAGTGGAAAGGAATTGTTTGTGATGAATCCAACTCTGTCAGCACTGTAAATGTTTCAAATTTTGGActaaaaggtacacttctcagTCTAAACTTTCCGTCATTTCATAAGCTCCTCAATCTGGATGTAAGTCACAACTTCTTCTATGGATCTATTCCCCACCAAATTGGTAACATGTCCAGAATTTCTCAGTTGAAAATGGATCATAATCTTTTTAATGGTTTCATCCCGCCAACAATTGGTATGTTGACAAATCTTGTTATACTTGATTTGTCATCCAACAATCTCTCTGGTGCAATCCCTTCAACTATTAGAAACTTGACAAATTTGGAACAACTTATCCTCTTTAAAAACATTCTCTCAGGCCCTATTCCTGAGGAGTTGGGAAGACTTCATTCTCTCACAATAATCAAATtgctaaaaaatgatttttctggGTCAATCCCATCTTCCATAGGAGACTTGGCTAATTTGAGAACACTTCAACTCAGTCGTAATAAACTTCATGGATCAATTCCTTCCACTCTTGGAAACTTGACAAACCTCAATGAATTGTCCATGTCTAGAAACAAGCTTTCTGGATCAATTCCAGCTTCCGTTGGAAACTTGGTCTATCTACAGAAGCTTCACCTTGCAGAAAATGAACTTTCTGGGCCTATTCCATCTACCTTCAGAAATTTGACAAATCTCACCTTCCTATTACTTCATATGAACAACCTTAGTGGTAGTTTTTCAACAGCAATAAGTAACCTTACCAATTTAATAAACTTACAACTAAGCTCGAATCATTTCACTGGCCCTTTGCCTCAACATATTTTTGGAgggtcacttttatattttgctGCCAATAAGAATCATTTCATTGGTCCAATTCCAACAAGTTTGAAGAACTGCTCCAGCCTTGTTAGGCTCAACCTTGCAGAAAATATGTTGACCGGAAATATTTCAAATGATTTTGGTGTATATCCAAATTTGAACTACATTGATCTGAGTAGCAATTGCCTTTATGGCCACCTTTCATCAAATTGGGCCAAAAGCCATGATCTCATAGGCCTAATGATTTCATACAATAGTTTATCCGGTGCTATACCCCCAGAGCTAGGTCAGGCACCTAAGTTACAAAAGCTTGAACTGTCTTCAAATCATCTAACAGGAaaaattccaaaagaacttgGCAACTTGACCTCCTTGACTCAACTCTCCATAAGTAACAACAAACTTTCAGGCAACATTCCCATAGAAATAGGATCTTTAAAGCAACTTCATCGCTTGGATCTTGCAACAAATGATTTAAGTGGCTCAATCCCAAAACAGCTCGGAGGGTTGCTCAGTTTAATTCACTTAAACTTAAGCCATAACAAATTCATGGAAAGCATTCCCTCTGAATTTAGCCAATTGCAATTTCTTCAAGATCTTGATCTTAgtggaaattttttaaatggaaAAATTCCAGCAGCACTTGGAAAATTGAAGGTATTGGAAATGTTGAACCTCTCCCACAACAGTCTCTCTGGATCCATTCCTTGTAATTTTAAGCATATGTTGAGCTTGACAAATGTTGACATATCTAACAACCAATTAGAGGGTGCAATTCCAAACAGTCCAGCCTTCCTTAAGGCACCATTTGAAGCATTGGAAAAAAACAAACGCTTGTGTGGTAATGCTTCAGGGTTGGAACCTTGTCCATTGAGTCACAATCCtaatggtgaaaagagaaaggtcataatgttggcactatTCATTAGTTTGGGTGCACTATTGCTAATAGTGTTTGTGATTGGAGTTTCATTATATATTCATTGGCAAAgagcaagaaaaataaaaaagcaggACACGGAAGAACAAATTCAAGATCTTTTTTCCATATGGCATTATGATGGAAAAATAGTGTACGAAAATATAATCGAAGCAACAAATGATTTTGATGACAAATATCTCATTGGAGAAGGGGGGTTTGGATGTGTTTACAAGGCTATCTTGCCCTCTGGCCAGATTGTTGCTGTGAAAAAACTTGAGGCTGAAGTGGACAATGAAGTGCGtaattttaaggcttttacaagTGAAGTTCAGGCCTTGACAGAAATCAAACATCGTCACATTGTGAAGTTGTATGGATTTTGTGCGCATCGGCATTATTGTTTTTTGGTTTATGAGTTCCTAGAAGGTGGCAGCTTGGATAAAGTCCTAAACAACGACACACATGCAGTGAAGTTTGATTGGAATAAGAGGGTTAACGTTGTTAAAGGTGTGGCAAATGCTTTGTATCATATGCATCATGGTTGCTCTCCTCCTATTGTTCATCGCGACATATCAAGCAAGAATGTTCTTATAGATTTGGAATTTGAAGCTCGCATCTCTGACTTTGGAACAGCAAAGATTCTAAATCATAATTCACGCAATTTGAGTTCGTTTGCAGGCACTTATGGATATGCTGCACCAGGTTaggccctttttattttttatttttttatcttaggaAACTTTACATTTGTTTCAATAATAAGCATTTCTACAtgttgtgtaatattattttcatattttgatcGTTGTAGAGCTTGCTTATACTATGGAAGTGAATGAGAAATGTGATGTCTTCAGTTTTGGGGTCCTTTGTTTGGAAATAATAATGGGAAATCATCCAGGCGATCTCATTTCTTCAATGTGTTCACCCTCTTCAAGACCAGTAACATCTAATTTGCTATTGAAGGATGTGCTGGACCAAAGACTTCCTCTTCCAATGATGCCAGTTGCTAAGGTGGTGGTCTTGATTGCAAAAGTGGCATTTGCTTGTTTGAATGAACGACCACTTTCTCGCCCAACCATGGAAGATGTGTACAACATGTTTGTGATGCATAAATCACCTTTAATGAAGGAGACATTAGACACCATTGCACTTGGACAACTTCAAAatcattgaacttggttttcttttgtattgtaagtttatgtttttttttctttcctctttttgcTGTTAGTCATGTGTTGTAAGCTTGTCTAGAAATATTTGACAATAAATTGGTTGTCTGCAATAAATTGTTGAAGTTAGGAAATTTTATACCTAGAATTTATGTATTCAGCAGAcactaaaaacatttattagagCATTGGTTTTGCATAGGACCGTAATGAATCAAATCAACTCAAACAGAGTTCAAGACTCAATTCAATAATTGATTCGTTGAACTTTGTTCATCAATCAAATAAGTTGAACAAAGTTAAAAACTGAACTTGTATGGTAAACAAGTTGAAGTTGAATTatgtataatttgatttaattggtTCATAAACCAACTCAATGTATAAtcaaattgattgattgatgaatatatacACATTTCTCCAACAAGAGTGTATAAATAATTGATTCATGATCATTGAAGATTTGAGTTGAATTTTATCATACTTTAACATGGTATCAAAACTCTGAAAGCAGAATGTGTATAGGTGCTTGATGAATATGTTTCACTCATCGTAATCAAGTCTtcactcttttttatttatattttttttgttttactttaagTTATACACACTTTAgtgtacaaataaaaattatacatggaaaatcaatcaaaaatcaTGGTAAGTATATCTTTTAAGGTAGTTATTATAATATCTTCTACTCCGATatgcatatttatataataaaatacacgaaaatacaaaattacataaaagagattttaagtataaaaaggTTCACgtggataaaaggttcacatccacattaatcatcaaatttaaaacttaTCGAATAAGAGTATGAAAACATCTCCATCCCAAAACAAGGccgtccaattttttttttcaaaaggaaaacaagttaaGCAGCGAAACAACATAAAGTAACATGTTCAAAACATTATGCAAATAATATGGAAACTCatgtcccaatgtcacatcctatcagaacgTTGTGTCCCAGCGTCCTTTAgcacgaggttctttaaagtcatccgcctaaccatctgctcccacaaacacaagattcaatatcatcataggatccaaacacaaacaacacacatagagtgaattatcacattcctaaataAGTAGAGATAAACAAAAgcttgtatatatataatacaagtATAACAAGCTTAACTTAGCATAATTTGCATCATTTTACCACTCATTGCATAACATCACTTGTcccaaggatttaatcacaaaattacatttcacaccttcacattaatcacATGTTCAAAACAAAACATGTCAAGTACAACACAACCTCTCACACTCACACAATTCACTATTTACCATCACGTAACAAGTCATAATAATCATTATACAGgcgttatgcaacagatacactaagactcgtCTTATATGTAATGtgataccatgttagtgaaaaaactCATTGGgcacctaggagtacatgacaagacggACCTTACATT is a window from the Glycine max cultivar Williams 82 chromosome 2, Glycine_max_v4.0, whole genome shotgun sequence genome containing:
- the LOC100800924 gene encoding MDIS1-interacting receptor like kinase 2, with amino-acid sequence MMMSTKLVSFQLIIIFTFFCSLLRLSYLEVSGISFANATVMVGYEAAEDEDIEAISALLKWKANLDNQSQAFLSSWSTFTCPCKWKGIVCDESNSVSTVNVSNFGLKGTLLSLNFPSFHKLLNLDVSHNFFYGSIPHQIGNMSRISQLKMDHNLFNGFIPPTIGMLTNLVILDLSSNNLSGAIPSTIRNLTNLEQLILFKNILSGPIPEELGRLHSLTIIKLLKNDFSGSIPSSIGDLANLRTLQLSRNKLHGSIPSTLGNLTNLNELSMSRNKLSGSIPASVGNLVYLQKLHLAENELSGPIPSTFRNLTNLTFLLLHMNNLSGSFSTAISNLTNLINLQLSSNHFTGPLPQHIFGGSLLYFAANKNHFIGPIPTSLKNCSSLVRLNLAENMLTGNISNDFGVYPNLNYIDLSSNCLYGHLSSNWAKSHDLIGLMISYNSLSGAIPPELGQAPKLQKLELSSNHLTGKIPKELGNLTSLTQLSISNNKLSGNIPIEIGSLKQLHRLDLATNDLSGSIPKQLGGLLSLIHLNLSHNKFMESIPSEFSQLQFLQDLDLSGNFLNGKIPAALGKLKVLEMLNLSHNSLSGSIPCNFKHMLSLTNVDISNNQLEGAIPNSPAFLKAPFEALEKNKRLCGNASGLEPCPLSHNPNGEKRKVIMLALFISLGALLLIVFVIGVSLYIHWQRARKIKKQDTEEQIQDLFSIWHYDGKIVYENIIEATNDFDDKYLIGEGGFGCVYKAILPSGQIVAVKKLEAEVDNEVRNFKAFTSEVQALTEIKHRHIVKLYGFCAHRHYCFLVYEFLEGGSLDKVLNNDTHAVKFDWNKRVNVVKGVANALYHMHHGCSPPIVHRDISSKNVLIDLEFEARISDFGTAKILNHNSRNLSSFAGTYGYAAPELAYTMEVNEKCDVFSFGVLCLEIIMGNHPGDLISSMCSPSSRPVTSNLLLKDVLDQRLPLPMMPVAKVVVLIAKVAFACLNERPLSRPTMEDVYNMFVMHKSPLMKETLDTIALGQLQNH